A portion of the Corynebacterium heidelbergense genome contains these proteins:
- a CDS encoding type IV toxin-antitoxin system AbiEi family antitoxin domain-containing protein — MTIYRAAELRRRGVSSGRLRALLASGKLYRVERGSYSDTPVSAHVRLRAAQMRRRGLVFTGETALFLYGVRPCPERLTARIPRGHRYRDSATLTLRESRVRRHRVVNGVRVVTPVEAVADFPAALPWMRELLTRGYAGTRGRQVLAEDLAALPRAVPSWLRSLLQELPIGAASHHERRLYLALLERFRELAEVDTGTRRPGATNTRRATPARTRHASPTAARNLGPAVPPLVLNARVADWIVDIMVGEDLAVEIDSFRFHGDAGRFTIPSLEGWETPSPAGGPFIPDATNPAPAGPIVPGSTSRGPRRGGEQGAMGSPVHLDLARAELNARERTFLLDRCKANYLQRRGLTVLRYTTDTVDYHLREVVDEIVDTLARRRMGALQTGASLSGASQSGGSRSGAAQPTPLTLVTDQGPWRWHCALTTTL; from the coding sequence ATGACCATCTACCGGGCCGCTGAGCTGCGGCGACGCGGGGTGAGTAGTGGGCGTTTGCGGGCGTTGCTGGCGTCGGGGAAGTTGTATCGGGTCGAGCGCGGCAGCTACAGCGACACGCCCGTCAGCGCCCATGTCCGCCTCCGGGCGGCGCAGATGCGGCGTCGTGGACTGGTTTTCACGGGGGAGACGGCCCTGTTCCTCTACGGCGTGCGCCCGTGCCCAGAGCGGCTGACAGCCCGGATTCCGCGCGGGCATCGGTACCGCGATTCTGCGACGTTGACCCTGCGGGAGTCGCGGGTGCGGCGGCATAGAGTCGTCAACGGCGTCCGGGTCGTCACCCCCGTGGAGGCGGTGGCGGATTTCCCCGCTGCGCTGCCGTGGATGCGCGAGCTGCTGACCAGGGGATACGCCGGCACGAGGGGGCGCCAGGTGTTGGCGGAGGACCTTGCCGCGCTACCTCGCGCGGTGCCGTCGTGGTTGCGGTCGCTGTTGCAGGAGCTGCCGATCGGTGCTGCGAGTCATCATGAACGACGCCTATACCTCGCGCTGCTGGAGCGTTTCCGCGAACTCGCGGAAGTGGACACGGGCACACGAAGGCCAGGTGCCACGAACACACGACGCGCAACCCCAGCGCGCACACGTCACGCGAGCCCCACTGCGGCGCGCAACCTCGGCCCGGCGGTTCCACCCCTCGTCCTCAACGCGCGGGTCGCCGACTGGATCGTGGACATCATGGTGGGCGAGGACCTCGCCGTCGAAATCGACAGCTTCCGCTTCCACGGCGACGCCGGCCGCTTCACAATCCCGTCCCTGGAGGGCTGGGAAACGCCGAGCCCGGCTGGCGGTCCATTCATTCCGGACGCCACTAACCCCGCGCCCGCTGGACCGATCGTGCCGGGTTCCACCTCGCGCGGCCCGAGGCGGGGAGGGGAACAGGGCGCGATGGGGAGTCCCGTTCACCTGGACCTCGCCCGCGCGGAACTCAATGCCCGCGAGCGGACGTTCCTTCTGGATAGGTGCAAGGCGAACTACCTGCAGCGGCGGGGTTTGACGGTATTGAGGTACACCACGGATACCGTCGACTACCACCTGCGCGAAGTGGTGGACGAGATCGTGGATACGCTTGCCCGCCGTCGGATGGGGGCTTTGCAGACGGGCGCGTCGCTTTCGGGCGCATCGCAATCAGGGGGATCGCGTTCCGGGGCAGCGCAGCCGACACCCCTAACGCTCGTGACCGATCAGGGTCCGTGGCGATGGCACTGTGCGCTGACCACGACGCTTTAA
- a CDS encoding AbgT family transporter, with protein MERIGNKLPDPFWLFVIIGGIVLISSWAGSKLGLTATDPNKNETIHITNLLSGESLSRIVSEAVTNYTSFPPLGLIIVVMLGVAVAEHSGLISAAIRSVVSRVGPKTLTFVVALAGVTGSIASDAVFVILVPLGAMAFRAVGRSPIVGAMVAFAASSAGFNASLVLNITDVLLAGISSSAAQIVDPKYVVSPLANYFFVIGSSFVLALIVTAVAELYVDRKARELVDHDEVDYDAVDFGGDAFGGGSDPIEDATNTSAAASGAGAEKSAPAGASEGARGAGGPGDHHADTTAKVEGARGEGGVDNEENAEGDGPNLTISRREKRALKLTGLAAIVMTAIYFALLFVGGSPLQGPGGNVLKSPLIQDVGVPIAASFFLLGVIYGLLSGSIREWGDIPDFMIRGIRTLLPMMVLFFAVSQFLAWFTWSNLGSWTAINGAKLLEQAHLPPLLMFALFVLMVAVINLFITSGSAQWALMAPVVVPMFMYVNVSPEVTQMLFRMGDSPSNIITPMSPYFALALTFLQRYYKRAGIGTLMSLTLPFAVAMLVGWFLFFAVWYLLGLPLGPGTPMTYPAG; from the coding sequence GTGGAACGGATTGGCAACAAACTGCCGGACCCCTTCTGGCTCTTCGTCATTATCGGGGGCATCGTCCTCATCTCCAGTTGGGCGGGTTCGAAGCTGGGGCTGACCGCCACGGATCCCAACAAAAACGAGACGATCCACATCACTAACCTGCTGTCCGGGGAGAGTCTGAGCCGCATCGTCTCTGAGGCGGTGACGAACTACACCTCCTTCCCGCCGCTGGGCCTCATCATCGTGGTCATGCTCGGCGTGGCTGTGGCGGAACACTCCGGCCTGATCAGCGCGGCGATTCGCAGCGTGGTGAGCCGGGTCGGGCCGAAGACGCTGACGTTCGTAGTCGCCCTCGCCGGGGTGACGGGATCCATCGCCTCCGACGCGGTCTTCGTGATCCTCGTGCCGTTGGGTGCCATGGCGTTCCGGGCGGTGGGTCGCTCCCCGATCGTCGGGGCGATGGTAGCGTTCGCGGCCTCCTCCGCAGGGTTCAACGCGTCTTTGGTGCTGAACATCACGGACGTTTTGCTCGCCGGGATTTCCTCGTCTGCGGCGCAGATCGTGGACCCGAAGTACGTGGTCTCGCCGCTGGCGAACTACTTCTTCGTCATTGGGTCTTCCTTTGTTCTCGCGCTCATCGTCACCGCCGTGGCGGAGCTGTACGTCGATAGGAAGGCGCGCGAGCTGGTCGACCACGATGAGGTGGATTACGACGCCGTCGACTTCGGCGGGGATGCCTTTGGTGGCGGCTCCGATCCTATTGAGGACGCCACCAACACGAGCGCCGCCGCAAGTGGCGCCGGGGCGGAGAAGTCGGCGCCGGCCGGGGCATCTGAGGGGGCGCGCGGCGCGGGTGGCCCAGGCGACCACCACGCCGACACCACCGCGAAAGTTGAGGGAGCGCGGGGCGAGGGTGGCGTCGATAACGAAGAAAACGCCGAGGGCGACGGACCGAACCTGACCATCTCACGGCGCGAGAAGCGGGCCCTGAAACTCACCGGGTTGGCGGCCATCGTCATGACGGCGATTTACTTTGCGCTGCTTTTCGTCGGTGGATCCCCGCTGCAGGGGCCCGGCGGAAACGTTCTGAAGAGCCCCCTGATTCAAGACGTGGGTGTGCCGATCGCGGCGTCCTTTTTCCTGCTGGGCGTGATCTACGGGCTACTGTCCGGGTCCATCCGCGAATGGGGCGACATTCCGGATTTCATGATCCGCGGCATCCGGACGCTACTGCCGATGATGGTGCTGTTCTTCGCGGTCTCCCAGTTCCTCGCGTGGTTCACCTGGTCCAACCTGGGGTCTTGGACCGCGATCAACGGCGCCAAGCTGCTGGAGCAGGCGCATCTGCCGCCGCTGCTGATGTTCGCCCTGTTCGTCTTGATGGTGGCGGTAATCAACTTGTTCATCACCTCCGGTTCCGCACAGTGGGCGCTGATGGCTCCGGTCGTAGTGCCGATGTTCATGTACGTCAATGTCTCGCCGGAGGTGACGCAAATGCTGTTCCGGATGGGGGATTCGCCATCAAACATCATCACGCCCATGAGCCCGTACTTCGCGCTGGCATTGACGTTCCTGCAGCGGTACTACAAGCGGGCCGGGATCGGGACGCTAATGAGCCTGACGCTCCCGTTTGCCGTGGCGATGCTCGTCGGGTGGTTCCTCTTCTTCGCCGTGTGGTACCTCCTGGGGCTGCCGCTCGGGCCGGGGACGCCGATGACATACCCCGCCGGGTAG
- the ftsE gene encoding cell division ATP-binding protein FtsE, with amino-acid sequence MITFQNVSKSYRTSTRPALKDISVDIDKGEFVFLIGPSGSGKSTFLQLITRQVSPDSGTLTVAGKDLGAMKGRDVPKLRQRIGYVFQDFRLLQKKSVFDNVAFALEVIGKSRTDIKRMVPEALKTVGLEGKENRYPHELSGGEQQRVAIARASVNRPLVFLADEPTGNLDPDTSSEIMFLLNRINSNGTTVVMSTHDDVAVDSMRKRVIELHNGKLVRDDARGVYGVGR; translated from the coding sequence GTGATCACCTTCCAGAACGTCTCCAAGAGCTACCGGACCTCAACCCGGCCCGCGCTGAAGGACATTTCGGTCGATATCGACAAGGGCGAGTTTGTCTTCCTCATCGGCCCCTCCGGCTCGGGTAAATCGACCTTTCTGCAGCTCATCACCCGCCAGGTAAGCCCGGATTCGGGTACCCTCACTGTCGCCGGGAAGGATCTGGGGGCCATGAAGGGGCGGGACGTACCCAAGCTGCGCCAGCGCATTGGCTACGTTTTTCAGGATTTCCGTCTGCTGCAGAAAAAATCCGTCTTCGACAATGTGGCCTTCGCGCTGGAGGTCATCGGCAAAAGCCGGACGGATATCAAGCGGATGGTCCCGGAGGCCCTCAAGACGGTTGGCCTGGAAGGCAAGGAGAACCGCTATCCCCACGAACTGTCCGGTGGCGAGCAGCAGCGCGTGGCTATCGCCCGTGCCTCAGTCAACCGCCCGTTGGTGTTCCTCGCCGACGAGCCCACGGGTAACCTGGATCCCGATACGTCTAGTGAGATTATGTTCTTGCTCAATCGCATCAACTCCAACGGGACGACGGTTGTGATGTCCACCCACGACGATGTTGCCGTGGATTCCATGCGTAAGCGGGTTATCGAGCTGCACAACGGCAAACTTGTCCGGGATGATGCGCGCGGCGTGTACGGCGTGGGGCGATAG
- the ftsX gene encoding permease-like cell division protein FtsX, protein MRSNFVFREAFTGLNRNATMTIAMIITTSISLALLATGFLLTNMTERTKDIYIDRVEVMVQLDDEISNSDKDCSSQECSALLKQLEGDDGVKNVTFRNKEQSYERFVELFKDSDPRLVEQTSPDALPAALHVRLTDPTKTGPIDAVRDKPGVLAVVDQGKDLQAATDNLNAIRNAAFLVAAVQAVAAIFLIMNMVQIAAYSRRNEISIMRMVGATRWYTQMPFVLEAIIGALIGSVVAVAGIFAGKVLVVDRALKSLYDANLIARITNADIWLAAPILALVGVVVAAVTAQVTLRWYVRN, encoded by the coding sequence ATGCGTTCAAATTTTGTTTTCCGCGAGGCCTTCACCGGCCTGAATCGCAATGCCACGATGACCATTGCGATGATCATCACCACGTCCATTTCGTTGGCCCTCCTGGCCACGGGATTTCTGCTCACCAACATGACGGAGCGGACAAAGGACATCTACATCGATCGGGTGGAGGTGATGGTCCAGCTCGATGACGAAATCTCCAACTCGGATAAGGATTGTTCTTCCCAGGAGTGTTCGGCCCTGCTTAAGCAACTGGAGGGCGACGATGGAGTCAAAAACGTCACTTTCCGCAATAAGGAGCAGTCCTACGAGCGGTTCGTGGAACTGTTCAAGGATTCGGATCCGCGCTTGGTGGAGCAGACGTCCCCAGATGCGCTACCTGCCGCATTACATGTGCGTTTGACCGATCCCACGAAGACCGGGCCGATCGATGCGGTGCGAGACAAGCCGGGCGTGCTGGCGGTTGTGGACCAAGGCAAGGATCTACAAGCAGCGACGGACAATCTCAATGCTATTCGCAACGCCGCCTTCTTAGTCGCCGCAGTCCAGGCGGTAGCGGCCATCTTCCTCATCATGAATATGGTGCAAATCGCCGCGTATTCTCGACGCAACGAAATTAGCATCATGCGCATGGTCGGGGCGACCAGGTGGTACACGCAGATGCCCTTCGTCCTGGAGGCGATCATCGGCGCGCTCATCGGTTCTGTTGTTGCCGTGGCGGGGATCTTTGCCGGGAAGGTTCTGGTTGTCGATCGAGCCCTCAAATCTCTTTACGACGCCAACCTCATCGCGCGCATAACCAACGCCGACATTTGGCTCGCAGCCCCCATCTTGGCTCTGGTGGGTGTGGTGGTCGCCGCAGTTACCGCACAGGTGACCCTGCGCTGGTACGTAAGGAATTAG
- the smpB gene encoding SsrA-binding protein SmpB, with protein sequence MAKKSTPVNPVGSSKKSAAKGSSGRGQAGGRKSVGPLVVATNRKARHDYSIVETMEAGIALVGTEVKAMREGKASLVDAYATIDEGEVWLRGLYIPEYSMGHWTNHSPQRTRKLLMHRREIDWLMGKVRDGNSTLIPLQLYFVGGRLKVELALARGKQDYDKRQDIKRRTEEREITRELGRKIKGIHA encoded by the coding sequence ATGGCTAAGAAAAGTACGCCGGTGAATCCCGTCGGATCCTCCAAGAAAAGTGCCGCTAAGGGCAGTTCCGGGCGCGGCCAGGCCGGTGGACGTAAGTCCGTCGGCCCCCTTGTCGTAGCCACCAACCGCAAAGCCCGGCACGATTACAGCATCGTGGAGACGATGGAGGCGGGCATCGCCCTTGTCGGAACCGAGGTCAAGGCGATGCGGGAGGGCAAGGCGAGCTTGGTGGACGCGTATGCCACGATCGACGAGGGGGAGGTGTGGCTGCGCGGGCTGTACATCCCGGAGTACTCGATGGGGCACTGGACCAATCACTCGCCGCAGCGCACTCGTAAGCTGCTGATGCATCGCCGGGAGATTGACTGGCTGATGGGGAAGGTGAGGGATGGGAACTCGACGCTCATTCCGCTGCAGCTCTATTTCGTCGGCGGTCGGCTAAAGGTGGAGTTGGCTCTTGCGCGGGGTAAGCAGGATTACGATAAGCGCCAGGACATCAAGCGCCGGACGGAGGAGCGGGAAATCACCCGCGAGCTGGGCCGCAAGATCAAGGGGATCCACGCCTAA
- a CDS encoding metallophosphoesterase: MSSASGIVVGNEGRNAHGRFLASDLQICTVTEDSATVSWVTWDADISPGETPVGMETAGRLEIWPTNTRGEMRTVDSPADSAFHVLTTGGLKPDTDYSFRATSHGTPATYSPATVLAQYGAQGIVHPEEGYRFRTLAKLSGTYLGTIVVANDLHLGETADGNIIAGFPPAAVSAPGAEPYPTVMTESVIDAATRAGASHLFVNGDVTSENRPAEVELAERLFKAFPGALRTTRGNHDRPHRFSSGAEYAAAPPLAGKDSPGEYSDAFGSAFEPRQKMWVEHIPYGDLRVIGIDSTHMDAAGGTIEPQQFTDIEKELASRPNQPTIILLHHPMTRDAAWSHVGGPAFILNDADMLRLQRLIAEAPGVRLVCSGHTHRARRDTPDLPTRATYLETPSAKNWPTGATHLRIHTDGIYVNFRHAMGDAAFEWARRTRWTYFGLAPLLGLGPVEARNLVVRW, from the coding sequence ATGAGCTCCGCCAGCGGAATCGTCGTGGGCAACGAGGGGCGGAATGCTCACGGGCGGTTCCTGGCGTCCGACCTCCAGATCTGCACCGTGACCGAGGATTCGGCGACCGTGAGCTGGGTGACATGGGACGCGGATATTAGCCCGGGGGAGACACCGGTGGGGATGGAGACGGCCGGTCGGCTTGAAATATGGCCAACCAATACACGTGGCGAAATGAGGACGGTGGATAGTCCAGCGGACAGCGCCTTTCACGTGCTAACGACTGGGGGGCTTAAGCCAGACACGGACTACAGCTTTAGAGCAACATCGCATGGCACGCCTGCTACCTACAGCCCGGCGACCGTTTTGGCCCAATACGGGGCGCAGGGGATTGTCCACCCGGAAGAGGGTTATCGTTTTCGGACGCTCGCCAAACTGAGCGGCACCTATCTAGGCACAATTGTGGTGGCGAATGATCTTCACCTCGGGGAAACTGCGGATGGGAACATCATCGCGGGGTTTCCGCCCGCCGCAGTTTCGGCGCCAGGCGCCGAACCCTATCCCACTGTCATGACCGAATCCGTTATCGACGCGGCTACCCGGGCAGGAGCAAGTCATCTGTTTGTTAATGGTGACGTCACCTCCGAGAACCGCCCGGCTGAGGTGGAGCTTGCCGAGCGCCTGTTCAAGGCGTTTCCGGGAGCACTGCGCACCACCCGGGGCAACCACGACAGACCGCATAGATTCTCGTCCGGCGCAGAGTACGCCGCTGCACCACCACTAGCTGGAAAAGATTCGCCGGGTGAATATTCCGATGCCTTCGGAAGCGCTTTCGAGCCCCGACAGAAGATGTGGGTTGAGCACATACCCTACGGGGATCTGAGAGTAATCGGTATCGATTCCACACACATGGATGCCGCAGGCGGAACAATCGAGCCCCAGCAGTTCACCGACATCGAAAAGGAACTAGCTTCCCGCCCTAATCAGCCGACCATCATTCTGTTGCATCACCCGATGACCAGAGACGCGGCGTGGAGCCACGTCGGCGGCCCCGCGTTCATCCTCAACGACGCAGACATGCTGCGACTACAACGCCTCATCGCAGAAGCTCCCGGAGTTCGCCTCGTTTGTAGCGGACATACACACCGCGCCCGTAGAGACACGCCAGACCTGCCCACCCGGGCGACGTACCTAGAAACCCCCTCCGCCAAGAATTGGCCAACCGGAGCCACACACCTGCGGATACACACCGACGGGATCTACGTGAATTTCCGTCATGCCATGGGCGACGCCGCATTCGAATGGGCCCGCCGGACGCGGTGGACCTACTTTGGGCTGGCCCCGTTGCTCGGCCTCGGGCCGGTGGAGGCCCGCAACCTTGTGGTGCGGTGGTAG
- a CDS encoding esterase/lipase family protein, protein MSVVLWAGALSQGPSAVAGPADSSAPAAPNASGALPSTTASTADGSAQGSSLFAPPPPARPNVASAPQSGTGPALTVPEQELAKTMKCNGDLSKGPDPLLLIHGTLSTVDATFSWSWLPSLEMEKRPWCTVELPKSGVEDIQISAEYVTYAIREMHKRAGRRIDIVGHSQGGMIGRWSTKWWPDTRGMIDDLVGIAPTNKGTAGFYPACATLGCGAGTAQQGRDANFIHALNEDAMTFPEIDYTTINSTFDELVVPYTNGFLPSGPNVSNLVVQDYCTAEPIDHFLIIVSNAAYVLAKQALDNDGPNEAPGMAPSECLRLMPGVNLLTFPFDGLSAVGHSVQVALFGPKVPGEPALRPYAEASPPSP, encoded by the coding sequence GTGTCTGTCGTCCTGTGGGCCGGCGCTCTGAGTCAGGGGCCATCGGCCGTAGCGGGCCCCGCCGATTCCTCCGCTCCCGCCGCCCCCAACGCTTCCGGTGCCCTACCGTCTACTACCGCGTCCACGGCAGATGGCAGTGCCCAAGGATCCTCCCTCTTCGCACCGCCCCCGCCGGCCCGCCCGAACGTTGCCTCAGCGCCCCAGAGTGGAACGGGCCCCGCGCTGACGGTGCCGGAACAGGAGCTGGCAAAGACGATGAAGTGCAATGGGGACCTGTCTAAGGGACCAGACCCCCTATTGCTTATCCACGGCACGCTTTCAACGGTAGACGCTACTTTTTCCTGGTCGTGGTTGCCGTCCCTGGAGATGGAAAAGCGGCCGTGGTGCACCGTGGAGCTGCCCAAGTCCGGGGTAGAGGATATTCAGATCTCAGCTGAATATGTCACCTATGCCATTCGAGAGATGCATAAGCGGGCGGGTAGGAGGATTGACATCGTTGGGCACAGCCAGGGCGGAATGATTGGCCGTTGGTCAACGAAATGGTGGCCCGACACCCGAGGAATGATCGACGATCTCGTGGGTATCGCGCCGACGAATAAGGGTACCGCAGGCTTTTATCCGGCATGCGCAACCCTCGGATGCGGGGCAGGCACTGCCCAACAGGGGCGAGACGCAAACTTCATCCACGCCCTCAATGAGGACGCGATGACCTTCCCCGAGATCGATTACACGACGATCAACAGCACTTTTGACGAGCTAGTCGTCCCGTACACGAACGGTTTCCTTCCGTCGGGGCCGAATGTCTCGAACCTCGTGGTGCAGGATTACTGCACCGCGGAGCCCATCGATCATTTCCTGATCATTGTAAGTAACGCGGCATATGTCCTCGCTAAGCAGGCCTTGGATAACGATGGCCCTAACGAGGCACCCGGTATGGCACCCTCCGAGTGTCTTCGATTAATGCCCGGGGTAAACCTCTTGACCTTCCCTTTTGATGGATTGTCAGCGGTGGGCCACAGCGTTCAGGTCGCTCTGTTTGGGCCCAAGGTACCGGGGGAACCGGCTTTGCGTCCATACGCGGAGGCCTCTCCTCCGTCGCCCTAG
- a CDS encoding SDR family oxidoreductase, with amino-acid sequence MSKSIFVSGGAAGLGREVAIKFHKAGWTVGAYDIDQAGLADLQKRYPDIHVGPLDVTNSDEWERALEDFTSKTGGRLDVLDNNAGIIADGDITAQSPGQIAAQVNVNCTGLTLGARAAHKYLKNTPGSHLVNMCSASAIYGQPHIAVYSASKFYVYGMTQALDLEWRKDDIRVVALMPLWAKTKLADVDAASTKRLGVNITPEQVADKVWESVHPDGVRSKLRCFYSVSTMDLVMRYAARLAPAPATRLVNRLIAG; translated from the coding sequence ATGAGTAAATCGATCTTTGTTTCCGGCGGTGCTGCGGGACTGGGCCGCGAAGTGGCCATCAAATTCCATAAGGCCGGCTGGACGGTAGGTGCCTACGACATCGACCAGGCCGGGTTGGCTGACCTGCAAAAGCGTTACCCGGACATTCACGTGGGTCCTCTTGACGTTACGAACTCCGACGAGTGGGAACGCGCTCTGGAGGACTTCACCTCCAAGACTGGCGGTCGGCTAGACGTTCTGGACAACAACGCCGGCATCATCGCGGATGGAGATATCACCGCTCAATCTCCCGGACAGATTGCGGCGCAGGTCAACGTCAACTGCACCGGCCTGACTTTGGGAGCTCGCGCGGCCCACAAGTATCTGAAGAACACCCCGGGTTCACACCTCGTCAACATGTGCTCCGCCTCGGCGATCTACGGTCAACCGCACATTGCCGTCTACTCCGCCTCGAAGTTCTACGTCTACGGTATGACTCAAGCCCTCGACCTGGAATGGCGCAAGGATGACATCCGCGTTGTCGCCCTGATGCCCCTGTGGGCGAAGACGAAACTGGCCGACGTGGATGCGGCCTCCACCAAGCGGCTTGGGGTGAACATCACCCCGGAGCAGGTTGCCGACAAGGTTTGGGAATCCGTTCACCCCGACGGGGTTCGTTCTAAGCTACGCTGTTTCTACTCGGTTTCCACCATGGATCTAGTGATGCGTTACGCCGCACGGTTGGCGCCGGCACCAGCGACGCGATTGGTGAACCGGCTTATTGCTGGTTAG
- a CDS encoding alanine/glycine:cation symporter family protein: MDDASFSTRLQDGLSAVDSFVWGPWFLIPLLLGTGLVLTIRLRGVQFRKLGVALRHGLIDREDAGGHGDISQYQALTTALAATVGVGNIVGVATAISVGGPGALFWMWITGLVGMASKYSEAFLGVRFRTADANGNVSGGPQRYLQLGIPGRLGTFLAWFFAIAAIIASFGIGNLTQANAVAAGMRDTFDVPPMVTGVVLFVFTGAVLLGGIQAIGKVTSAFVPLMIGIYLVGGFIVLALNIGEIPHAVGLIFSDAFTGSAATGGFLGSGILLALQYGVARGIFSNESGMGSAAVAAAAAKTTHPVRQGLVSMTQTFIDTIVVVTMTGLVIVTTNSWDLGEENAASMTASAFSKGLGTEWGGTIVSVSVVFFAASTILGWSYYGERNAERVFGAWASLPYRMLFTCIVVVGATTELELAWTFADLANGLMALPNLIGLLILSGLVARETRAYLNFDPTLRARPEDVDRFLLDSKSPWRSKIG; encoded by the coding sequence ATGGATGACGCCTCCTTTAGTACCCGCCTGCAAGATGGCCTTAGCGCTGTGGATTCGTTTGTGTGGGGACCGTGGTTCCTCATCCCCCTCCTGCTGGGCACCGGCCTGGTGCTCACGATCCGCTTGCGGGGGGTGCAGTTTCGCAAGCTTGGGGTCGCGCTGCGCCACGGTCTTATCGACCGCGAGGACGCCGGCGGGCACGGGGACATCTCGCAGTACCAAGCGCTGACAACGGCGCTGGCGGCGACGGTGGGGGTTGGCAACATCGTGGGCGTGGCCACGGCCATCTCCGTCGGGGGGCCCGGCGCGCTGTTTTGGATGTGGATCACGGGCCTCGTGGGAATGGCGTCCAAATATTCCGAAGCCTTCCTGGGCGTACGTTTCCGCACCGCGGACGCCAACGGCAACGTCTCCGGCGGCCCCCAACGCTATCTGCAGCTCGGTATCCCCGGCAGGCTGGGAACATTCCTGGCGTGGTTCTTCGCAATCGCGGCGATCATCGCGTCCTTCGGCATCGGCAACCTGACGCAGGCGAATGCCGTCGCTGCGGGAATGCGGGACACATTCGACGTTCCACCCATGGTCACCGGTGTGGTGTTGTTCGTTTTCACCGGGGCTGTCTTGCTGGGCGGTATCCAGGCCATCGGCAAGGTCACCAGCGCCTTCGTGCCGTTGATGATCGGAATTTACCTTGTCGGCGGGTTCATCGTTCTGGCGCTGAATATCGGGGAGATCCCGCACGCCGTCGGGCTCATTTTCAGCGACGCCTTCACCGGCAGCGCAGCCACCGGTGGCTTCTTAGGATCGGGGATTCTGCTGGCTCTGCAATACGGCGTGGCCCGCGGCATCTTCTCGAACGAATCCGGCATGGGGTCGGCGGCAGTGGCGGCAGCCGCGGCGAAGACCACCCACCCGGTGCGCCAAGGGCTCGTCTCGATGACGCAGACCTTCATCGACACCATCGTGGTGGTGACGATGACAGGCCTGGTGATCGTCACCACCAACAGTTGGGACCTGGGGGAAGAGAACGCGGCCTCCATGACCGCCTCCGCCTTCTCCAAGGGGCTCGGCACCGAGTGGGGCGGGACTATCGTGTCCGTCTCCGTCGTGTTCTTCGCCGCATCCACCATCCTGGGCTGGTCCTACTACGGGGAGCGCAACGCCGAACGGGTTTTCGGCGCGTGGGCCTCACTGCCCTACCGCATGCTGTTTACCTGCATCGTTGTGGTGGGCGCGACCACCGAGTTGGAGCTGGCATGGACCTTCGCAGACCTAGCCAATGGGCTCATGGCACTACCCAACCTCATCGGGCTGCTGATCCTCAGCGGGCTGGTGGCGCGGGAGACTCGGGCCTACCTCAACTTCGACCCGACTCTCCGCGCCCGGCCGGAAGATGTGGATCGCTTCCTGCTAGACAGCAAGTCACCCTGGCGCTCCAAGATAGGGTGA